A section of the Amycolatopsis sp. AA4 genome encodes:
- a CDS encoding ABC transporter ATP-binding protein, with translation MPVIEVRNLHKRYRGKTAVEDVSFTVEQGEIFGILGPNGAGKTTTVECVEGLRSPDGGTVSVLGLDPRRDVRELRQRLGVQLQESQLPDRLRVGEVLDLFAAMYRTPADPERLMALLGLTEQRNTFYRKLSGGQQQRVSIALALIGSPEAVVLDELTTGLDPQARRDTWDLVEAVRAEGVTVVLVTHFMEEAERLCDRIAVIDAGRVVAIDTPAGLVGRVGGEQRIRFRPSAPVDPHALAGLPNVRKVERNGAHLVVTGGDGALQAVTSFLARADVVAGELRVEQASLDDAFVALTGRKLG, from the coding sequence ATGCCGGTCATCGAGGTGCGGAACCTCCATAAACGCTACCGCGGGAAGACGGCGGTGGAAGACGTTTCGTTCACCGTAGAGCAGGGCGAGATCTTCGGGATCCTCGGGCCCAACGGGGCGGGCAAGACCACCACGGTGGAATGCGTCGAGGGCCTGCGCTCCCCCGACGGCGGCACCGTTTCGGTGCTCGGGCTGGACCCGCGGCGCGACGTTCGCGAACTGCGCCAGCGGCTCGGCGTCCAGCTGCAGGAAAGCCAGCTGCCCGACCGGCTGCGCGTCGGCGAGGTCCTCGACCTGTTCGCCGCGATGTACCGCACCCCGGCCGACCCGGAACGGCTGATGGCGCTGCTCGGGCTCACCGAACAGCGGAACACCTTCTACCGCAAGCTTTCCGGCGGCCAGCAGCAGCGCGTGTCGATCGCGCTCGCGCTGATCGGCAGCCCCGAGGCGGTGGTGCTGGACGAGCTGACCACCGGGCTCGACCCGCAGGCCCGCCGCGACACCTGGGACCTCGTCGAAGCCGTGCGCGCGGAGGGCGTGACGGTCGTGCTCGTCACGCACTTCATGGAGGAAGCGGAACGGCTGTGCGACCGGATCGCGGTGATCGACGCCGGCCGCGTCGTCGCGATCGACACCCCGGCCGGGCTGGTCGGCCGGGTCGGCGGGGAGCAGCGCATCCGCTTCCGCCCGTCCGCGCCGGTCGATCCGCACGCGCTGGCCGGGCTGCCGAACGTGCGGAAGGTCGAGCGGAACGGCGCGCATCTGGTGGTGACCGGGGGCGACGGCGCGCTGCAGGCGGTGACGTCGTTCCTCGCCCGCGCGGACGTGGTGGCCGGCGAACTGCGGGTGGAGCAGGCCAGCCTCGACGACGCGTTCGTCGCGCTGACCGGCCGGAAACTGGGCTGA
- a CDS encoding sensor histidine kinase — translation MRLEDLRGVKLDWRGSLMPPAVGRKDEAPVRWHRWFSRTETLLAWLLLAVSVLLTALGSTKPDDHRSTTLLIAAGAAGWLLLTTVVLSAKLRDHPLTAAVAFAGVVTLGAILEARETYFVIFMVYAFFAAMRMKPMVLAVLGIGITSLLINTMTLGGPIHALTVSPGVWISLVIVQTAAISGGGAVFAAVGRQNAERKRMLDQLAAAEAENRGLQRQLLAQAREAGVLDERQRLSQEIHDTLAQGFTGIITQLEAAAQARDDTAEWERHLAAATQLARENLTAARRSVAALRPEPLEAATLPEALAEVARLWSERTGVPAEFSTTGTAVPLHPELEATLLRITQEALSNVAKHARASRAGITLSYMGDEVTLDARDDGVGFDPAHPPAPPSAEGGHGLPGMRRRAERLAGALHVESEPGGGTAVSARLPAIPAATLDPTEGAS, via the coding sequence GTGAGACTCGAGGACCTCCGGGGGGTCAAACTCGACTGGCGGGGTTCGCTGATGCCTCCGGCGGTGGGGCGGAAAGACGAGGCGCCGGTGCGCTGGCACCGGTGGTTCAGCCGGACCGAGACCCTGCTCGCGTGGCTTCTCCTGGCGGTCTCCGTCCTGCTCACCGCACTGGGCAGCACCAAACCGGACGACCACCGGTCCACCACCCTGCTGATCGCCGCCGGTGCGGCGGGGTGGTTGCTGCTCACCACCGTCGTGCTCAGCGCGAAGCTCCGCGATCACCCGCTGACCGCCGCAGTGGCGTTCGCCGGCGTCGTCACGCTCGGCGCGATTCTCGAAGCGCGCGAAACGTACTTCGTCATCTTCATGGTCTACGCGTTCTTCGCCGCCATGCGGATGAAGCCGATGGTGCTGGCCGTCCTCGGCATCGGCATCACTTCGCTGCTGATCAACACCATGACGCTCGGCGGTCCGATCCACGCGCTGACGGTTTCACCCGGGGTCTGGATCTCGCTGGTGATCGTGCAAACCGCGGCGATCAGCGGCGGGGGCGCGGTTTTCGCCGCCGTGGGCAGGCAGAACGCCGAGCGCAAACGGATGCTCGACCAGCTGGCCGCCGCCGAGGCGGAGAACCGCGGGCTGCAGCGCCAGCTGCTCGCGCAGGCCCGCGAGGCGGGCGTGCTCGACGAGCGGCAGCGGCTGAGCCAGGAAATCCACGACACGCTCGCGCAAGGGTTCACCGGGATCATCACCCAGCTCGAAGCCGCCGCGCAGGCCCGCGACGACACGGCGGAATGGGAACGCCACCTCGCCGCGGCAACCCAGCTGGCCAGGGAAAACCTCACCGCGGCCCGGCGCTCGGTCGCCGCGCTGCGGCCCGAACCGCTCGAAGCCGCGACGCTGCCCGAGGCACTCGCCGAGGTCGCCCGGCTGTGGAGCGAGCGGACCGGCGTGCCCGCGGAGTTCTCGACCACCGGGACCGCGGTTCCGCTGCATCCGGAGCTGGAAGCCACCCTCCTGCGGATCACCCAGGAAGCACTGTCCAATGTGGCCAAACACGCCCGGGCGAGCCGGGCCGGGATCACCCTGTCGTACATGGGCGACGAGGTGACGCTCGACGCGCGCGACGACGGCGTCGGCTTCGATCCGGCACACCCGCCCGCGCCGCCGTCGGCGGAAGGCGGGCACGGCCTGCCCGGCATGCGGCGGCGCGCGGAACGGCTCGCCGGAGCCCTGCACGTCGAGTCCGAACCGGGCGGCGGCACCGCGGTCTCGGCGCGCCTGCCCGCGATCCCGGCTGCGACACTGGATCCGACCGAGGGGGCCTCATGA
- a CDS encoding ABC transporter permease: MLSKLTVAEAKIFLRDPGAPAVVLGIPLALVLVFGLMPGSREPSPEHGGQSSLATLIAPMAVAILLGILALSLFPGAMAAHREKGVLKRLAASPVPPSRLLAAQLLVNLAIAVVAIVLVVGVGTIALGMALPRNPGGFLAVMLLGAVSLFSVGTLLAAFAPTGRAANGLGAAALFPMLALGGVWVPKEQLPPVLQHVADILPLGATLGSLRETAAGHAPQLLPMVALAVVAVVCSTLAARFFRWE; encoded by the coding sequence ATGCTGTCGAAGCTGACTGTCGCCGAGGCGAAGATCTTCCTCCGCGATCCGGGCGCGCCCGCGGTGGTGCTCGGGATTCCGCTGGCGCTGGTGCTGGTGTTCGGGCTGATGCCGGGGTCGCGCGAGCCCAGCCCCGAGCACGGCGGCCAGTCGTCGCTGGCCACGCTGATCGCGCCGATGGCGGTGGCGATCCTGCTCGGGATTCTCGCGCTGAGCCTGTTCCCCGGCGCGATGGCCGCGCACCGGGAGAAGGGGGTGCTGAAGCGGCTCGCGGCGAGCCCGGTGCCGCCGTCGCGGCTGCTCGCCGCGCAACTGCTGGTGAACCTCGCCATCGCGGTCGTCGCGATCGTGCTCGTCGTGGGGGTGGGCACGATCGCGCTCGGCATGGCGCTGCCGAGGAACCCGGGCGGGTTCCTCGCGGTCATGCTGCTGGGCGCGGTGTCGCTGTTCTCGGTGGGCACACTGCTCGCCGCGTTCGCGCCGACCGGCCGCGCGGCGAACGGGCTCGGCGCGGCCGCGCTCTTCCCGATGCTCGCGCTCGGCGGGGTGTGGGTGCCGAAGGAGCAGCTGCCGCCGGTGTTGCAGCACGTCGCGGACATCCTGCCGCTCGGCGCGACGCTCGGCAGCCTGCGCGAGACGGCCGCCGGACACGCGCCGCAGCTGCTGCCCATGGTCGCGCTCGCGGTGGTGGCCGTCGTGTGCTCGACGCTCGCCGCCCGATTCTTCCGCTGGGAGTGA
- a CDS encoding response regulator transcription factor, with product MTITLLIADDHPIVRDGLRGIFTGERGFEVLGEAAHGAEAVTLAEALKPDVVLMDLRMPGTDGVAAITELARLGNPARVLVLTTYDTDSDVLPAIEAGATGYLLKDSPREELFRAVRAAARGEAVLSPAVASRIMGQMRAPAQEPLSQREIEVLNLVARGSTNKEAAKKLFISEATVKTHLLHAYAKLGVKDRAAAVAVAFERGLLGS from the coding sequence ATGACCATCACGCTGCTGATCGCCGACGACCATCCGATCGTCCGGGACGGGCTGCGCGGCATCTTCACCGGCGAGCGCGGCTTCGAGGTGCTGGGCGAGGCCGCGCACGGAGCCGAGGCGGTCACGCTCGCCGAGGCGTTGAAACCGGACGTCGTGCTGATGGACCTGCGGATGCCCGGCACCGACGGCGTCGCCGCGATCACCGAACTCGCCCGCCTCGGCAACCCCGCGCGCGTGCTCGTGCTGACCACCTACGACACGGATTCCGACGTGCTGCCCGCGATCGAGGCGGGCGCGACCGGCTACCTGCTGAAGGATTCGCCGCGCGAGGAACTGTTCCGCGCCGTCCGCGCCGCCGCGCGCGGCGAGGCAGTCCTCTCCCCCGCCGTCGCGAGCCGGATCATGGGCCAGATGCGCGCCCCGGCCCAGGAACCGTTGTCACAGCGGGAAATCGAGGTGCTGAACCTCGTCGCGCGCGGGTCGACGAACAAGGAAGCGGCGAAGAAGCTGTTCATCAGCGAGGCGACGGTGAAGACGCACCTGCTGCACGCGTACGCGAAACTCGGCGTGAAAGACCGCGCGGCGGCGGTGGCGGTGGCTTTCGAACGCGGTCTGCTGGGGTCCTGA
- a CDS encoding glycosyltransferase family 39 protein: protein MTTTEDQATTARAVAPFARLPVFGVAALMAVPLVLTANNYGYFGDELYFLAAGRHLAWGYVDQPPLLPLLARAMDTIAPDSLFVLRLPAMLAMLAGVVSAALIARELGGRTRAQVVTAATFAACTQFVASGHYLATSTLDPFLWTVLLWLVVRWIRTRRDGLLGWAGVVTALALYVKFLIGGFWIVAGIALLICGPRELLRRPLLWAGAAIAALALVPTLMWQARHGWPQLSMGAAISNEVGETWGGRVSWLPQVLLLAGVPVGAVLLGYGLWRLLRAPQLRSYRFLAWTTLALAVVFIAVNGRSYYITGMFAPCWAAAAVELERGQAARWWRWIPTWPVYVLSALLMLPAALPVWPHSWLAKNPSLPTPAFSFAEVGWPEGAQSVAKVFHRVPDPAHTAIVGETYWTASALDRYGPHLGLPEPTSPNRGYATLAVPPDSARDVLFVGADPRPLLGHFAHLEPVGAVTTGDAKPSVLDGTPMWLATSRLQPWTEIWPKLANTGA, encoded by the coding sequence ATGACGACGACAGAGGACCAAGCCACGACGGCCCGCGCGGTGGCGCCGTTCGCCCGGCTGCCCGTGTTCGGCGTCGCCGCGCTGATGGCCGTGCCGCTGGTGCTCACCGCGAACAACTACGGCTACTTCGGCGACGAGCTGTACTTCCTCGCCGCCGGACGGCATCTGGCCTGGGGGTACGTGGACCAGCCGCCGCTGCTGCCGCTGCTCGCCCGCGCGATGGACACGATCGCGCCCGATTCGCTGTTCGTCCTGCGGCTCCCGGCGATGCTGGCGATGCTCGCCGGCGTCGTGTCCGCCGCGCTGATCGCCCGCGAACTCGGCGGACGCACCCGCGCGCAGGTCGTCACCGCCGCGACCTTCGCCGCCTGCACCCAGTTCGTCGCCAGCGGCCACTACCTGGCGACGTCGACGCTGGATCCGTTCCTCTGGACCGTCCTGCTGTGGCTGGTGGTCCGCTGGATCCGCACCCGGCGCGACGGCCTGCTGGGGTGGGCCGGAGTCGTCACCGCGCTCGCGTTGTACGTGAAGTTCCTGATCGGCGGCTTCTGGATCGTCGCCGGGATCGCGCTGCTGATCTGCGGTCCGCGCGAACTGCTGCGCCGCCCGCTGCTGTGGGCCGGCGCCGCGATCGCCGCGCTGGCGCTCGTGCCGACGCTGATGTGGCAGGCCCGGCACGGCTGGCCGCAGCTCAGCATGGGCGCGGCGATCTCGAACGAGGTCGGCGAAACCTGGGGCGGCCGGGTGTCCTGGCTCCCGCAGGTCCTGCTGCTGGCGGGTGTCCCGGTCGGGGCCGTGCTGCTGGGCTACGGCCTGTGGCGGCTGCTGCGTGCGCCGCAGCTGCGCTCTTACCGCTTCCTCGCCTGGACCACGCTCGCGCTCGCCGTGGTGTTCATCGCGGTCAACGGCCGGTCGTACTACATCACGGGCATGTTCGCGCCGTGCTGGGCGGCCGCGGCGGTGGAGCTGGAGCGCGGGCAGGCGGCGCGGTGGTGGCGCTGGATCCCGACGTGGCCGGTGTACGTGCTCTCCGCGCTGCTGATGCTGCCCGCCGCGCTGCCGGTGTGGCCGCATTCCTGGCTCGCGAAGAACCCGTCGCTGCCGACCCCCGCGTTCTCGTTCGCCGAGGTCGGCTGGCCGGAAGGGGCGCAGTCGGTCGCCAAGGTGTTCCACCGCGTGCCCGATCCGGCACACACCGCGATCGTCGGCGAGACGTACTGGACCGCGAGCGCGCTCGACCGCTACGGACCGCACCTGGGCCTGCCCGAGCCGACCAGCCCGAATCGCGGATACGCGACGCTGGCCGTCCCGCCCGATTCGGCGCGCGACGTCCTGTTCGTCGGGGCCGATCCTCGGCCGCTGCTCGGGCACTTCGCGCATCTCGAGCCGGTGGGCGCGGTGACGACCGGGGACGCGAAGCCGAGTGTGCTCGACGGCACGCCGATGTGGCTGGCCACCTCGAGACTGCAGCCGTGGACGGAAATCTGGCCCAAGCTGGCGAACACCGGCGCTTGA
- a CDS encoding ArnT family glycosyltransferase, translating to MTTATAPSTPGRALAEFARRPVFLLAAGTAAVLLATAGRYGYFGDELYFLAAGKHLAWGYADQPPVLPFLAWLANSLAPGSLVVFRIPAILATAAGVVFTGLIAREMGGERRAQTRAAAAYAICGQFVGSGHYLATSTVDPLLWTIVLWLLVRWIRTRDDNLLLWLGVATAVGLNVKFLIGGFWAVTAITALVFGPRDLLRRPKLWAGAAIAAVACVPTLLWQASNGWPQLGMGDAVSREVEEAGGRAMFVPALLAGAGLVIGALGVLYGLAVLLGSARLRAYRFLGWTAIGVFAIFLIGNGRFYYAAGTFGLLWAAAAVHLQDRRPALWWRWVPTWPMFVLSALYSLPYALPVWPVQWLVEHPTAPRPAYAMEEYGWPDLAASVAKQYRALPPEERTRTTLVTGGYWQAGALDRYGPEQGLPEAYSASRGFWYFGRPNDNADTVLFVGREPARLAAHFRSARVVGEVDNRLGVPNASRHMPIWLLDGRIGSWAGIWPQLKDLKA from the coding sequence GTGACCACGGCCACCGCACCGAGCACGCCCGGCCGCGCGCTCGCCGAGTTCGCTCGGCGGCCGGTCTTCCTGCTCGCCGCGGGGACCGCCGCCGTACTCCTCGCCACCGCCGGCCGCTACGGCTACTTCGGCGACGAGCTGTACTTCCTCGCCGCGGGCAAACACCTCGCGTGGGGCTACGCGGACCAGCCGCCGGTGCTGCCGTTCCTCGCCTGGCTCGCGAACTCGCTCGCGCCGGGCTCGCTCGTCGTGTTCCGGATCCCGGCGATCCTGGCGACCGCCGCGGGCGTCGTGTTCACCGGACTCATCGCGCGCGAAATGGGCGGCGAGCGCAGAGCGCAGACCCGCGCCGCCGCCGCGTACGCGATCTGCGGGCAGTTCGTCGGCAGCGGCCACTACCTCGCGACGTCCACTGTGGACCCTCTGCTGTGGACGATCGTGCTGTGGCTGCTGGTGCGCTGGATCCGCACACGCGACGACAACCTGCTGCTGTGGCTCGGCGTCGCGACGGCGGTCGGGCTCAACGTGAAGTTCCTGATCGGCGGGTTCTGGGCGGTCACCGCGATCACCGCGCTCGTCTTCGGGCCGCGGGACCTGTTGCGCCGCCCCAAACTGTGGGCCGGCGCGGCGATCGCCGCGGTCGCGTGCGTGCCGACGCTGCTCTGGCAAGCCTCGAACGGCTGGCCCCAGCTCGGCATGGGCGACGCGGTTTCCCGCGAGGTCGAGGAAGCGGGCGGCCGGGCGATGTTCGTGCCCGCGCTGCTCGCCGGAGCCGGTCTGGTCATCGGCGCGCTGGGCGTGCTGTACGGGCTGGCCGTGCTGCTCGGCAGCGCCCGGCTGCGCGCGTACCGCTTCCTCGGCTGGACCGCGATCGGCGTCTTCGCGATCTTCCTGATCGGCAATGGCCGGTTTTATTACGCCGCAGGCACTTTCGGCCTGTTGTGGGCCGCCGCCGCGGTGCATCTGCAGGACCGGCGGCCCGCGTTGTGGTGGCGCTGGGTGCCGACGTGGCCGATGTTCGTCCTCTCCGCGCTCTACAGCCTCCCCTACGCGCTCCCGGTGTGGCCGGTGCAGTGGCTCGTCGAGCATCCGACCGCGCCGCGCCCGGCGTACGCGATGGAGGAGTACGGCTGGCCGGATCTGGCCGCGTCCGTCGCCAAGCAGTACCGCGCGCTGCCTCCGGAGGAACGGACCCGCACCACGCTCGTCACCGGCGGGTACTGGCAGGCCGGGGCGCTCGACCGGTACGGGCCGGAGCAGGGCTTGCCCGAGGCGTACAGCGCCAGCCGCGGGTTCTGGTACTTCGGCCGTCCGAACGACAATGCCGACACCGTGCTGTTCGTCGGCCGCGAACCGGCGAGGCTGGCGGCGCACTTCCGGTCCGCGCGCGTCGTCGGCGAGGTCGACAACCGGCTGGGCGTCCCGAACGCCAGCCGACACATGCCGATCTGGCTGCTCGACGGCCGGATCGGCAGCTGGGCCGGGATCTGGCCGCAGCTGAAGGACCTCAAGGCGTGA